GCAACATTGTTCGACTAGCCCCCAACATAAATATGGTGCATGGCCGATAGACTGACACCACTTCAGTCATTTCATTTCCAAGACCCCAGACCTATATTATTCAGTATCATGAAAAGCCTCTTCGCCACCTTGGCGGCTTTTGCTGCCAGCACCCAGGCCCTTACTGGTCGCACGACCAATTGTTGCTTCCATCTTACTGCTTCTGGCGGTGCCTCTGGTACCGTTGGCCAGCTCAGCGATGGACAAAACCGTATTGGTGACCACAGTCTATCTACTGCGCAGTTCTGTATTAGCCCAGATGGGTCTATCACTGACGGTAGCGGCCGTGGCTGCATTCTAACTCGTGAATAACGCACCTTTGGATATTGAAAGGAGATTCAACAAGCTAATACACAATCTAGCCCCAACTACTCAGTTCCAGTGCGATCAGGGTGCCACACCTGAGTCGGGCTTCTCTATTAGCCCATCTGGCCTGCTAGAGTTTCAAGGCAGTTCTGAATTCCTCGCTTGTGACACTGGTCAGAACGGTGGTAGGAACATCCACGTCACTCCAAGCAAGGACCTCGGCCAGTGCGTAATAGTCGAGCTGAAGGCCGACTCATGCGCGCCTTCAGCCTCCACTGCCCCGTCAGCCAGtccatcctccagcaagAGCTGTCCCACCACGCTATCATCAGGAAATTTCGAGTTTCCTCACCTGATCATCCCTGTCGACTCAAAGTCTCCTAACACCGCATTCGGCACCTCATTCAATGGCAAGGTGACCTCAGCCATCTCAAGCATATTCAACTTCGATATTCCGCAGGCCGATTCTGGAAAGATGTGCAACTTAGTCTTCCTATTTCCCCAGAAGGCTGACCTTCAGACGTCATCCTTCAGCTTCAGCGGTGATGGCAAGATCAACTTTTCCAAGCTCTCCAAGGCTGCTACTACCTCGACTACCTTTAAAAACGCTCCCTCTGTCTCCCAGAACTTAGGTGATATCACTATCTCACCTGGACATTCATTTGTCGTCTCAACCTTCTCGTGCCCTGCTGGTGAAGCTATTGCCTTCGAGATGAAAAATGCTGGTACCACCGACCTTGAGTTCTTTGAAGACTTCAACCCTTCTCCGTGAGTTTACTTGTCTTGATAGACTTACCTTCTTAAAGAGGGCAAGCTAATCTTCTTTTAGTATTGGTCTATTCATCACTGTCTGCTAAAGAAGCAGCATAATCTCAGTGTCTTTTCAGAATTCATCATTGATAATTGATTATCTGTGCTCCATCCTAGCCAGAGTGGTTATGCAGGAAGCAAATTGCCATCCCTTCATACCTCATGTAATCGCTCCAATTTCCAGTTAATAAAAGTTCTTTGTTTTGTCGACGGCCTGGAAAACCTGAAATTGGCTAGTTTTCGTACTACTTTAATATTGAAATTGAttcattatttttctaattcaGGAGCGGTGGTGTAGTAAAGACTTTATTTTAATTGGATataatgaagaaaagagatctCCCGTAAGAGTCGTTCAGGTCAACATTGCTCCTGAAGTCTAACATCAACATGATAAAGCCATAGCTCCCTCCAGAGTCAACAGAAAGCGGCGTCTCAAGTGTATGTCCAACAGACAAAGGATACAAACACGTGGCGGCGCATCATCCCAAGACTGCACAATATACCGACTCTTTACAGAGCCACTACCCTTTGATCAGGCGGTCGGGGTAGTATATGCTTAATGACGTAAAGATAGCTAGCTTCACTACTGATGTTTTGTTTCTGGCGCtgaatacatacataaatcTGTGTTGATCCTTATGTAATGAATTCGACCAGACCGCCGATGTGATAAATTGACCAGTCACATCACAACGAATGTAGGAACCAATTCGCATTCGAAGCAACCTATTGTAAAGAATAGGCCGAAAGCTCGGTCATAGATTCCGTTACTGTGCATAACTCACTTTTGTACCTGGTGGTAGTTGGGTCTGATTGTTTGGACTGAAGATCTTAGGGCATCTGTGGATACTTGGGACGTGATTCGTTGGACACAGATCTCGCTCTTATAGTATACtaccaacaacaacaaagtatttttagatatttgCGTCTTGGACACAGTGTCCCATATTCGAAGCTTTGTTTTCTCTCCGATTCACAAAAAATGAAGGACACGGAATTGGAGTAATGTTTTGAATCGATCGCAATCCGCGGTATTATTAGATTTCCCCGTACGCACCGTGGGCCTATCGGGGTTTGGAGCCCCATCCTTGTTTCAACGTTGCCGAATATCCTTCTATCTTTAGACAAGGCACACCCTGGTGTCCAGTGTTGTCCGATATGCTTCAGGTATATGCAGGTCACTACAGCAAGGGATAACACGCGGTCAAACAATCAAACGAATGTTTATTCGCCtcctggagaagaatgtGTGGCATTGGTAATGGAAATGGCTGCTTCTGCAATAGTATTTTGTTAAACAAAATGGTGAAGTAGAGAGGTCCTCAAATCGAGCACTGCTACAGCGAAGATACGAGCATATATTTCTCGCGGTCTGGGGAAATGCAGTATCATCCGATATTCGATTGTGTCTCTCCTTCCTGTATAGGAAAGGAACTGCATCGGAAGAGATTCACCTCCGAGATGGGGCTAAGATATGCATAGTCGTGTGCATCACAGTCGCCCTTACATTACAATATCCCCAACGCGAACAATACGCTGCTATTCGCGAGAGACCTCCAGTGCCGAGAATTGGTCGTATTGGGGTCGCTTCCGTCTACCCCAGCCATGCAACGTATCCCTCACCTTCAGAGTCGATGGCCATGACCACCTATCTcaatataaaagaaggaCAATTCTCAGGTTCTGAATCTCATAACAAGCAGACTTCAACATATCCAACACTCTCACAATCAACGCACTTCAAAGTTACTTTCGAACAATCCAGAATGCAATTCACtaccatcatcaac
This Aspergillus flavus chromosome 1, complete sequence DNA region includes the following protein-coding sequences:
- a CDS encoding GPI anchored cell wall protein, with protein sequence MADRLTPLQSFHFQDPRPILFSIMKSLFATLAAFAASTQALTGRTTNCCFHLTASGGASGTVGQLSDGQNRIGDHSLSTAQFCISPDGSITDGSGRGCILTPPTTQFQCDQGATPESGFSISPSGLLEFQGSSEFLACDTGQNGGRNIHVTPSKDLGQCVIVELKADSCAPSASTAPSASPSSSKSCPTTLSSGNFEFPHLIIPVDSKSPNTAFGTSFNGKVTSAISSIFNFDIPQADSGKMCNLVFLFPQKADLQTSSFSFSGDGKINFSKLSKAATTSTTFKNAPSVSQNLGDITISPGHSFVVSTFSCPAGEAIAFEMKNAGTTDLEFFEDFNPSPIGLFITVC